A DNA window from Polyangium spumosum contains the following coding sequences:
- a CDS encoding DUF3592 domain-containing protein, with translation MPRPSIGRIVTRDYLSFLLLYIAGVPWGLLIIGLVYGVVTGRDVQFPWDLLAAAVFVTAIVARMLHRRCRRISRLFEQGLAVEGRVVDSTYRSGRRLTSRYSVNVSFVLNGSEHVAWIMLPWYVGQPQKGRPVTVLVHPENPQEVIVADVFGG, from the coding sequence GTGCCCCGTCCCTCCATTGGCCGCATCGTCACACGGGATTACCTGTCGTTCCTTCTTCTGTACATTGCGGGTGTTCCCTGGGGTTTGCTCATCATCGGATTGGTGTATGGGGTGGTGACTGGCCGTGATGTCCAGTTCCCCTGGGATCTACTGGCCGCAGCCGTTTTCGTGACGGCCATCGTGGCGCGGATGCTTCACCGTCGATGCCGGCGGATTTCTCGACTGTTCGAACAGGGCCTCGCCGTGGAGGGGCGCGTCGTGGACTCGACCTACCGCAGCGGACGCCGTCTGACGAGTCGCTATTCCGTGAACGTCTCGTTCGTGCTGAACGGGAGCGAGCACGTCGCGTGGATCATGTTGCCGTGGTACGTCGGGCAGCCGCAGAAGGGGCGCCCGGTGACGGTCCTCGTGCATCCCGAGAATCCGCAGGAGGTCATCGTGGCCGACGTGTTCGGCGGGTGA
- a CDS encoding DUF2169 family type VI secretion system accessory protein, whose protein sequence is MSTVSTFRAYDGKSYLCITAKRSYAIRNGKCAEPVPQTATLVEAPRYIRSSVTNAHRLVEDVDFFAGIKPATDVLLRGTAYSHQGRVPSFQVALRVGPIARTLRVWGDRTIQLGRGGALLASAPVPRDALPLIWDHAYGGRDEHAEALAKNSPGASTVGMLAYPRNPAGRGFFIDVDRERMEGSAMPSIEDPLDPIVPDRLCAPTMRAWMDCPAAACFEPIDQFTFPRAVFFIPATFDRPKRELHEARLGVLGLDEILQRMVTWDGTVDPRAFNCAPAGLATVRLRGNERVELHRLHPRHEALSFELPADRPQMVLEPPGVNPRELEPSLQTVLIEPEMDLVTLTWAGTLEVAMPYPREMVETMRHATLWTR, encoded by the coding sequence ATGTCGACCGTCAGCACGTTCCGCGCGTACGATGGCAAGAGCTACCTTTGCATCACGGCCAAGCGGAGCTACGCGATTCGCAATGGCAAGTGTGCCGAGCCAGTTCCGCAGACTGCAACGCTGGTCGAGGCGCCGCGGTACATTCGCTCCTCGGTGACGAACGCCCATCGCCTCGTCGAGGACGTCGATTTCTTCGCGGGCATCAAGCCTGCCACGGACGTCCTCCTTCGAGGGACCGCGTACTCCCACCAGGGTCGTGTCCCGAGCTTCCAGGTGGCACTTCGCGTCGGCCCCATTGCGAGGACGCTCCGCGTCTGGGGCGATCGAACCATTCAACTCGGCAGGGGAGGCGCTCTCCTTGCGTCAGCGCCGGTGCCGCGCGACGCGCTCCCGCTCATCTGGGATCATGCATACGGCGGTAGGGACGAACACGCAGAGGCGCTCGCCAAGAACAGCCCGGGCGCGTCGACCGTGGGAATGCTCGCGTACCCGCGCAACCCCGCGGGGCGAGGGTTCTTCATCGACGTCGATCGGGAACGAATGGAAGGCAGCGCCATGCCCAGCATCGAGGATCCCCTCGATCCGATTGTCCCCGATCGGCTGTGCGCCCCCACGATGCGGGCATGGATGGACTGCCCAGCCGCCGCCTGCTTCGAGCCCATTGATCAGTTCACGTTCCCGCGCGCCGTGTTCTTCATCCCGGCGACATTCGATCGCCCGAAGCGAGAGCTTCATGAAGCAAGGCTCGGGGTTCTGGGGCTCGATGAAATTCTTCAGCGCATGGTGACGTGGGACGGCACGGTCGACCCTCGTGCCTTCAACTGTGCGCCGGCGGGACTCGCCACGGTTCGCTTGAGAGGTAACGAACGCGTGGAGCTCCATCGGCTGCATCCAAGGCATGAGGCGCTCTCGTTCGAGCTCCCGGCAGACCGACCGCAGATGGTGCTCGAACCGCCTGGCGTGAACCCCCGCGAGCTCGAGCCTAGCCTGCAAACCGTGCTCATCGAGCCCGAAATGGATCTCGTCACGCTCACCTGGGCAGGGACACTGGAGGTCGCGATGCCTTATCCACGAGAGATGGTCGAGACGATGCGACACGCCACGCTCTGGACACGCTGA